TGATTCTTTATTTCAGCGGTCCACCAGTCAGGAAGAAATTGCACAGGTGACCAGCAGCATCAGTCAGTCACCAGTGGACCGCCCTTATTACAACCCTAGTTATGCCAATAAGCAGCCAATCTCCTGGCTGCTATTGCTTCAAGCAGTTTCGTGATTATAATAGCTGGCCACTGTATTTTACCAAACCTACTACAGTACCTGTATATCACATACTTTATGTATAATTTAATGATCAGTCTTTGTCAGTATTATTCATCACTTCGATTGTCACAtttaaaatgtattcatttatatttttgttatcatgtgaacatgttaattcattattgatttattaataaaatgcagaaactcctgcaaataAGCTGCTGGACTTTTTGAGATTGATTCACATGCCTGGTCTTCAGGGTGTGTTTCTCTTATCTGGATCTTCAGAAATGAATGCAATCTTATAGAAAGGTCACAAAAGTTACATAACATATCTCTCATCACAATCAATATTCGCAAACAAGCATGGGTCAATGTGCTCAGTCTGCATGGGAGAGGCCTATGGGAATGagagtttgatttgaattatcaggaaaaaaaatgtccatGAAATATCTGGATATCAACCCATTGCCTTAAGAGGGTAACCACTAGTGCCATTCTAAATACGCACGTATATTGCATACCACAAATCAAAGGACTCGGAGTACTTATCATTTCCAACATCTTGGCCAAATAGGTGAAATAATCAAATACTAAAAGATAATCAATATAATAATCAAACTTGAAGGTTCTGATGTAGCTCTGGTTTGATGTCAAAGACCATGTTAAATAGATCATTTAGGACCTGTCCTCTAGTTTGGCCTACTCTCTGGTTTATCTCTTGGATCTTAGCAGCGGTCTGGATCTCAATCTCACGTGCCTGATCTCCTTTGGAACCCAAGtactggaagaaaaaaaaaaatgggggaaaaaatgCTTTATCTTGCATAGCCAGACAGCAAAAAGTGGCATTAATGCTGCatccattaaaggtcaagtccaccccagaaaattgttgatttgaatcgatagagaaaaatcaaacaaacataacgctgcaaatttcatcgaaatctgatgtaaaataagaaagttatgacatttttaagtttcacttatttttcacaaaacagttaaatgtaCAACTCaacgatatgcaaatgagagtcgatgatgtccatcactcactatttcttttgcttttta
Above is a window of Lytechinus pictus isolate F3 Inbred chromosome 15, Lp3.0, whole genome shotgun sequence DNA encoding:
- the LOC129277614 gene encoding V-type proton ATPase subunit G-like — translated: MRTCTCISFHTWYTGKARRLKQAKEEAQQEIEAYKKERETQFEEIQQKYLGSKGDQAREIEIQTAAKIQEINQRVGQTRGQVLNDLFNMVFDIKPELHQNLQV